Proteins encoded within one genomic window of Rhododendron vialii isolate Sample 1 chromosome 1a, ASM3025357v1:
- the LOC131336084 gene encoding glucan endo-1,3-beta-glucosidase-like, which produces MAAFHVTMFYKPFLPSLFLLVLFLPNLHITDAQVGVCNGRLGNNLPSNQDVVQLYKSNGIRRMRIYDPNPQALQALRGSGTEFILDVPNSNLEGLANNAAAARKWVQDNILNYYPDAKFRIIAVGNEVNPNGGETARLAPFVLPAMSKIYDAIASAGLKDQIKVSTATYSELVSNSYPPSKGSFSGASGSFMGPIINFLKNTNNPLLFNIYPYFSHIGDPQNVPLPYALFTATSGFPQDGQNQYRNLFDALLDAAYSAVEKAGGPNVVIVVSESGWPSAGGPAASVENAGTYYRNLINHVKGGSGSPKRPGRAIETYLFAMFDENQKTGAESEKHFGLFSPNKQPKYQLSFN; this is translated from the exons ATGGCTGCTTTTCATGTAACTATGTTCTACAAACCTTTTCTCCCTTCTCTTTTCCTACTCGTCCTATTTCTCCCTAATCTCCACAtaacag ATGCACAAGTAGGAGTGTGCAACGGAAGACTAGGCAACAATCTACCGTCCAATCAAGATGTGGTCCAACTCTACAAATCCAACGGCATTCGAAGGATGAGAATATACGATCCAAACCCACAAGCTCTCCAAGCCCTTCGGGGATCCGGCACCGAATTCATACTTGATGTCCCTAACAGCAATCTCGAGGGTCTCGCTAACAATGCTGCCGCTGCAAGAAAGTGGGTCCAAGACAACATCCTGAACTATTATCCGGATGCTAAGTTCCGGATCATAGCTGTTGGGAATGAGGTCAATCCCAATGGCGGTGAAACGGCTCGCCTTGCTCCATTTGTGCTCCCTGCCATGTCAAAGATCTACGATGCAATTGCCTCTGCTGGCTTAAAGGACCAAATCAAG GTTTCCACTGCAACATACTCGGAACTCGTAAGCAACTCGTATCCACCTAGTAAGGGCTCTTTCAGTGGCGCATCGGGATCTTTCATGGGACCGATCATCAACTTCCTAAAGAACACCAACAACCCGCTACTCTTCAACATATACCCCTACTTCAGCCACATCGGTGATCCCCAAAATGTGCCTCTACCTTATGCCCTTTTCACAGCAACAAGTGGCTTCCCACAAGACGGGCAGAATCAATATAGGAACCTTTTCGATGCCTTGTTGGATGCCGCCTACTCTGCTGTAGAGAAGGCGGGCGGACCCAACGTGGTAATCGTGGTGTCAGAGAGCGGATGGCCGTCTGCGGGTGGCCCTGCAGCTTCGGTGGAGAATGCAGGGACTTATTATAGGAACCTTATCAATCATGTGAAAGGAGGAAGTGGGAGTCCAAAGAGGCCTGGGAGGGCTATTGAGACTTATTTGTTTGCCATGTTTGATGAGAATCAGAAGACTGGAGCAGAGAGTGAGAAGCATTTTGGGCTTTTCTCCCCCAACAAGCAGCCCAAATACCAACTTAGTTTCAACTAA
- the LOC131335326 gene encoding uncharacterized protein LOC131335326 isoform X3: protein MDPESLYAVGLTGVNEGSVENAHLGDTHSIHLGRFGQNVDLVVHSAGPFQQAEKCTVLEVAIQTKTAYMDVCDDTSYAFRAKSYMSKALAANIPAITTGGIYPGVSNVMAAELVRAARSESKGEPERLRFSYYTAGTGGAGPTILATSFLLLGEEVVAYSKGEKIKVKPYSGMRNIDFGKGIGKKDVYLLNLPEVRSAHEILGVPTVSARFGTAPFYWNWGMVAMTNLLPVEFLRDRSKVQKLVELFDPVVRAVDEIAGERVSMRVDLECSDGRQTLALFSHRRLSVSVGAAAAAFAIAILEGSTQAGVWFPEEPEGIAIEAREALLKRAAEGTISFIMNKPPWMVETDPKELGLGIYL, encoded by the exons ATGGATCCTGAATCACTATATGCAGTTGGATTAACTGGAGTCAATGAGGGTTCAGTGGAGAATGCCCATTTAGGAGATACACACAGTATACACTTAGGTAGATTTGGGCAAA ATGTGGATCTTGTAGTTCATTCTGCGGGACCATTCCAACAGGCGGAGAAGTGCACTGTGCTGGAAGTGGCCATACAGACCAAG ACAGCATACATGGATGTTTGTGATGATACCAGTTATGCATTCCGTGCAAAATCCTACATGAGTAAAGCACTGGCTGCCAATATTCCAGCCATAACAACAGGAGGAATCTATCCTGGAGTGAGCAACG TAATGGCAGCTGAGTTAGTTCGTGCTGCACGGAGTGAAAGCAAGGGAGAGCCTGAGAGGCTAAG ATTCTCCTACTACACAGCAGGCACTGGTGGTGCTGGCCCAACAATATTAGCCACTAGTTTTTTACTCCTTGGAGAGGAGGTTGTTGCATATAGTAAAG GAGAAAAGATAAAGGTCAAGCCCTATAGTGGAATGCGCAATATCGACTTTGGGAAGGGGATTGGAAAAAAAGATGTTTATCTCTT GAATTTACCAGAGGTGAGAAGTGCTCATGAGATCCTAGGAGTACCTACTGTTAGTGCTCGATTTGGAACTGCACCATTTTACTGGAATTGGGGAATGGTAGCGATGACTAATCTTCTACCAGTG GAATTTCTTAGAGACAGGAGTAAAGTTCAGAAGTTGGTTGAACTATTTGACCCTGTGGTCCGAGCAGTTGATGAAATTGCTGGAGAGCGTGTTTCAATGAGG GTTGATTTGGAGTGTTCTGATGGGCGCCAGACATTAGCTTTATTTAGTCATAGACGACTCTCTGT TTCAGTGGGAGCTGCTGCAGCTGCATTTGCTATTGCTATTCTTGAAGGAAGCACGCAAGCAGGAGTTTGGTTTCCAGAAGAG CCTGAAGGAATCGCGATTGAGGCAAGGGAAGCTCTTCTAAAACGTGCTGCAGAAGGAACAATCAGTTTCATAATGAACAA GCCTCCATGGATGGTGGAAACTGATCCCAAAGAGCTTGGTTTAGGAATATATCTATAG
- the LOC131335326 gene encoding uncharacterized protein LOC131335326 isoform X4 — protein MDPESLYAVGLTGVNEGSVENAHLGDTHSIHLDVDLVVHSAGPFQQAEKCTVLEVAIQTKTAYMDVCDDTSYAFRAKSYMSKALAANIPAITTGGIYPGVSNVMAAELVRAARSESKGEPERLRFSYYTAGTGGAGPTILATSFLLLGEEVVAYSKGEKIKVKPYSGMRNIDFGKGIGKKDVYLLNLPEVRSAHEILGVPTVSARFGTAPFYWNWGMVAMTNLLPVEFLRDRSKVQKLVELFDPVVRAVDEIAGERVSMRVDLECSDGRQTLALFSHRRLSVSVGAAAAAFAIAILEGSTQAGVWFPEEPEGIAIEAREALLKRAAEGTISFIMNKPPWMVETDPKELGLGIYL, from the exons ATGGATCCTGAATCACTATATGCAGTTGGATTAACTGGAGTCAATGAGGGTTCAGTGGAGAATGCCCATTTAGGAGATACACACAGTATACACTTAG ATGTGGATCTTGTAGTTCATTCTGCGGGACCATTCCAACAGGCGGAGAAGTGCACTGTGCTGGAAGTGGCCATACAGACCAAG ACAGCATACATGGATGTTTGTGATGATACCAGTTATGCATTCCGTGCAAAATCCTACATGAGTAAAGCACTGGCTGCCAATATTCCAGCCATAACAACAGGAGGAATCTATCCTGGAGTGAGCAACG TAATGGCAGCTGAGTTAGTTCGTGCTGCACGGAGTGAAAGCAAGGGAGAGCCTGAGAGGCTAAG ATTCTCCTACTACACAGCAGGCACTGGTGGTGCTGGCCCAACAATATTAGCCACTAGTTTTTTACTCCTTGGAGAGGAGGTTGTTGCATATAGTAAAG GAGAAAAGATAAAGGTCAAGCCCTATAGTGGAATGCGCAATATCGACTTTGGGAAGGGGATTGGAAAAAAAGATGTTTATCTCTT GAATTTACCAGAGGTGAGAAGTGCTCATGAGATCCTAGGAGTACCTACTGTTAGTGCTCGATTTGGAACTGCACCATTTTACTGGAATTGGGGAATGGTAGCGATGACTAATCTTCTACCAGTG GAATTTCTTAGAGACAGGAGTAAAGTTCAGAAGTTGGTTGAACTATTTGACCCTGTGGTCCGAGCAGTTGATGAAATTGCTGGAGAGCGTGTTTCAATGAGG GTTGATTTGGAGTGTTCTGATGGGCGCCAGACATTAGCTTTATTTAGTCATAGACGACTCTCTGT TTCAGTGGGAGCTGCTGCAGCTGCATTTGCTATTGCTATTCTTGAAGGAAGCACGCAAGCAGGAGTTTGGTTTCCAGAAGAG CCTGAAGGAATCGCGATTGAGGCAAGGGAAGCTCTTCTAAAACGTGCTGCAGAAGGAACAATCAGTTTCATAATGAACAA GCCTCCATGGATGGTGGAAACTGATCCCAAAGAGCTTGGTTTAGGAATATATCTATAG
- the LOC131335326 gene encoding uncharacterized protein LOC131335326 isoform X1, with the protein MARPWLHLNNSRSMAMACAKESNQHRVLLPEKVRNSRVLILGGTGRVGGSTAIALSKLCPDLRIVVGGRNKEKGAARVAELGKNSEFAEVDIEERASLEATLRDVDLVVHSAGPFQQAEKCTVLEVAIQTKTAYMDVCDDTSYAFRAKSYMSKALAANIPAITTGGIYPGVSNVMAAELVRAARSESKGEPERLRFSYYTAGTGGAGPTILATSFLLLGEEVVAYSKGEKIKVKPYSGMRNIDFGKGIGKKDVYLLNLPEVRSAHEILGVPTVSARFGTAPFYWNWGMVAMTNLLPVEFLRDRSKVQKLVELFDPVVRAVDEIAGERVSMRVDLECSDGRQTLALFSHRRLSVSVGAAAAAFAIAILEGSTQAGVWFPEEPEGIAIEAREALLKRAAEGTISFIMNKPPWMVETDPKELGLGIYL; encoded by the exons atggcacGACCTTGGCTACACTTGAACAACAGCAGGAGCATGGCAATGGCGTGTGCCAAAGAGAGTAACCAACACAGAGTTCTACTTCCAGAAAAGGTTCgaaattctagggttttgatacTCGGTGGAACTGGCAGGGTCGGAGGCTCCACCGCCATTGCTCTCTCCAAGCTCTGTCCCGACCTCCGAATCGTCGTTGGTGGCCGGAACAA GGAAAAAGGTGCTGCTAGGGTGGCTGAACTAGGGAAAAACTCAGAATTTGCTGAAGTTGACATTGAAGAGAGAGCATCATTGGAAGCAACCTTACGTG ATGTGGATCTTGTAGTTCATTCTGCGGGACCATTCCAACAGGCGGAGAAGTGCACTGTGCTGGAAGTGGCCATACAGACCAAG ACAGCATACATGGATGTTTGTGATGATACCAGTTATGCATTCCGTGCAAAATCCTACATGAGTAAAGCACTGGCTGCCAATATTCCAGCCATAACAACAGGAGGAATCTATCCTGGAGTGAGCAACG TAATGGCAGCTGAGTTAGTTCGTGCTGCACGGAGTGAAAGCAAGGGAGAGCCTGAGAGGCTAAG ATTCTCCTACTACACAGCAGGCACTGGTGGTGCTGGCCCAACAATATTAGCCACTAGTTTTTTACTCCTTGGAGAGGAGGTTGTTGCATATAGTAAAG GAGAAAAGATAAAGGTCAAGCCCTATAGTGGAATGCGCAATATCGACTTTGGGAAGGGGATTGGAAAAAAAGATGTTTATCTCTT GAATTTACCAGAGGTGAGAAGTGCTCATGAGATCCTAGGAGTACCTACTGTTAGTGCTCGATTTGGAACTGCACCATTTTACTGGAATTGGGGAATGGTAGCGATGACTAATCTTCTACCAGTG GAATTTCTTAGAGACAGGAGTAAAGTTCAGAAGTTGGTTGAACTATTTGACCCTGTGGTCCGAGCAGTTGATGAAATTGCTGGAGAGCGTGTTTCAATGAGG GTTGATTTGGAGTGTTCTGATGGGCGCCAGACATTAGCTTTATTTAGTCATAGACGACTCTCTGT TTCAGTGGGAGCTGCTGCAGCTGCATTTGCTATTGCTATTCTTGAAGGAAGCACGCAAGCAGGAGTTTGGTTTCCAGAAGAG CCTGAAGGAATCGCGATTGAGGCAAGGGAAGCTCTTCTAAAACGTGCTGCAGAAGGAACAATCAGTTTCATAATGAACAA GCCTCCATGGATGGTGGAAACTGATCCCAAAGAGCTTGGTTTAGGAATATATCTATAG
- the LOC131335326 gene encoding uncharacterized protein LOC131335326 isoform X2, translating into MARPWLHLNNSRSMAMACAKESNQHRVLLPEKVRNSRVLILGGTGRVGGSTAIALSKLCPDLRIVVGGRNKEKGAARVAELGKNSEFAEVDIEERASLEATLRDVDLVVHSAGPFQQAEKCTVLEVAIQTKTAYMDVCDDTSYAFRAKSYMSKALAANIPAITTGGIYPGVSNVMAAELVRAARSESKGEPERLRFSYYTAGTGGAGPTILATSFLLLGEEVVAYSKGEKIKVKPYSGMRNIDFGKGIGKKDVYLLNLPEVRSAHEILGVPTVSARFGTAPFYWNWGMVAMTNLLPVEFLRDRSKVQKLVELFDPVVRAVDEIAGERVSMRVDLECSDGRQTLALFSHRRLSVSVGAAAAAFAIAILEGSTQAGVWFPEENIFSGASQITYSFSPCSLKESRLRQGKLF; encoded by the exons atggcacGACCTTGGCTACACTTGAACAACAGCAGGAGCATGGCAATGGCGTGTGCCAAAGAGAGTAACCAACACAGAGTTCTACTTCCAGAAAAGGTTCgaaattctagggttttgatacTCGGTGGAACTGGCAGGGTCGGAGGCTCCACCGCCATTGCTCTCTCCAAGCTCTGTCCCGACCTCCGAATCGTCGTTGGTGGCCGGAACAA GGAAAAAGGTGCTGCTAGGGTGGCTGAACTAGGGAAAAACTCAGAATTTGCTGAAGTTGACATTGAAGAGAGAGCATCATTGGAAGCAACCTTACGTG ATGTGGATCTTGTAGTTCATTCTGCGGGACCATTCCAACAGGCGGAGAAGTGCACTGTGCTGGAAGTGGCCATACAGACCAAG ACAGCATACATGGATGTTTGTGATGATACCAGTTATGCATTCCGTGCAAAATCCTACATGAGTAAAGCACTGGCTGCCAATATTCCAGCCATAACAACAGGAGGAATCTATCCTGGAGTGAGCAACG TAATGGCAGCTGAGTTAGTTCGTGCTGCACGGAGTGAAAGCAAGGGAGAGCCTGAGAGGCTAAG ATTCTCCTACTACACAGCAGGCACTGGTGGTGCTGGCCCAACAATATTAGCCACTAGTTTTTTACTCCTTGGAGAGGAGGTTGTTGCATATAGTAAAG GAGAAAAGATAAAGGTCAAGCCCTATAGTGGAATGCGCAATATCGACTTTGGGAAGGGGATTGGAAAAAAAGATGTTTATCTCTT GAATTTACCAGAGGTGAGAAGTGCTCATGAGATCCTAGGAGTACCTACTGTTAGTGCTCGATTTGGAACTGCACCATTTTACTGGAATTGGGGAATGGTAGCGATGACTAATCTTCTACCAGTG GAATTTCTTAGAGACAGGAGTAAAGTTCAGAAGTTGGTTGAACTATTTGACCCTGTGGTCCGAGCAGTTGATGAAATTGCTGGAGAGCGTGTTTCAATGAGG GTTGATTTGGAGTGTTCTGATGGGCGCCAGACATTAGCTTTATTTAGTCATAGACGACTCTCTGT TTCAGTGGGAGCTGCTGCAGCTGCATTTGCTATTGCTATTCTTGAAGGAAGCACGCAAGCAGGAGTTTGGTTTCCAGAAGAG AACATTTTCTCTGGCGCCTCTCAGATTACATATTCATTCTCCCCATGCAGCCTGAAGGAATCGCGATTGAGGCAAGGGAAGCTCTTCTAA
- the LOC131335562 gene encoding glucan endo-1,3-beta-glucosidase, acidic-like isoform X2, with translation MRMYAPNPQALQALRGSGIELVLDVPNSDLEGLANDDGAAARKWVQDNVLNYNPDVKFRIIAVGNEVNPNSGETTRLASFVLPAMTKIYDAIVSAGLKDQIKVSTITYSALVSNSFPPSQGSFDGASGSFMGPIINFLKNTDNPLLFNIYPYFGYIGDQLNVPLSFALCTATGGFLIQDGQFQYRNLFDVMLDAAYSAVEKAGGPKVEIVVSESGWPSAGGSSASVVNAGAYYGNLINHVQGGSGSPKRPGRAIETYLFTMFDENQKSGAESEKHFGLFSPNKQPKYQIPQNTWSTIPLVESLVLYCTI, from the exons ATGAGAATGTATGCTCCCAACCCACAAGCTCTCCAAGCTCTCCGGGGATCCGGCATCGAGCTCGTACTTGATGTCCCCAACAGCGATCTCGAGGGTCTTGCTAACGACGACGGTGCCGCTGCAAGAAAGTGGGTCCAAGACAACGTCTTGAACTATAATCCAGATGTCAAGTTCCGAATCATAGCCGTAGGGAATGAGGTCAATCCCAACAGCGGTGAAACGACTCGCCTTGCTTCGTTTGTGCTCCCTGCCATGACAAAGATCTACGATGCAATTGTCTCTGCTGGCTTGAAGGACCAAATCAAG GTTTCCACTATAACATACTCGGCACTCGTAAGCAACTCATTCCCTCCTTCTCAGGGCTCTTTTGATGGCGCCTCGGGCTCATTCATGGGACCGATCATCAACTTCCTAAAGAACACCGACAACCCGCTACTCTTCAACATATACCCCTACTTCGGCTACATTGGAGATCAACTAAACGTGCCTCTATCGTTTGCCCTTTGCACAGCAACAGGAGGTTTCCTGATACAAGATGGTCAGTTCCAATACAGGAACCTCTTCGATGTCATGTTGGACGCTGCCTACTCTGCCGTTGAGAAGGCGGGCGGACCCAAAGTGGAAATCGTTGTGTCAGAGAGCGGATGGCCGTCTGCGGGTGGCTCTTCTGCTTCGGTGGTGAATGCAGGGGCTTATTATGGGAACCTTATCAATCATGTGCAAGGAGGGAGTGGGAGTCCAAAGAGGCCTGGGAGGGCAATTGAGACTTATTTGTTTACCATGTTTGATGAGAATCAGAAGTCTGGAGCCGAGAGTGAGAAACATTTTGGGCTTTTCTCACCCAACAAGCAACCCAAATACCAAATTCCCCAAAACACATGGTCAACAATACCCCTGGTCGAATCCCTCGTATTATACTGTACCATTTGA
- the LOC131335562 gene encoding glucan endo-1,3-beta-glucosidase-like isoform X1 produces MAVFRATIRYFDSFLVSLLPLVLFLPNFHQTDAQIGVCNGRLGNNLPSSQEVVQLYKSNGIRRMRMYAPNPQALQALRGSGIELVLDVPNSDLEGLANDDGAAARKWVQDNVLNYNPDVKFRIIAVGNEVNPNSGETTRLASFVLPAMTKIYDAIVSAGLKDQIKVSTITYSALVSNSFPPSQGSFDGASGSFMGPIINFLKNTDNPLLFNIYPYFGYIGDQLNVPLSFALCTATGGFLIQDGQFQYRNLFDVMLDAAYSAVEKAGGPKVEIVVSESGWPSAGGSSASVVNAGAYYGNLINHVQGGSGSPKRPGRAIETYLFTMFDENQKSGAESEKHFGLFSPNKQPKYQIPQNTWSTIPLVESLVLYCTI; encoded by the exons ATGGCTGTTTTCCGTGCAACAATACGCTACTTCGACTCTTTTCTCGTTTCTCTATTGCCACTGGTGCTATTTCTTCCGAATTTTCATCaaacag ATGCACAAATAGGGGTGTGCAACGGACGATTGGGCAACAATTTACCGTCCAGTCAAGAAGTAGTCCAACTCTACAAATCCAACGGCATTCGAAGGATGAGAATGTATGCTCCCAACCCACAAGCTCTCCAAGCTCTCCGGGGATCCGGCATCGAGCTCGTACTTGATGTCCCCAACAGCGATCTCGAGGGTCTTGCTAACGACGACGGTGCCGCTGCAAGAAAGTGGGTCCAAGACAACGTCTTGAACTATAATCCAGATGTCAAGTTCCGAATCATAGCCGTAGGGAATGAGGTCAATCCCAACAGCGGTGAAACGACTCGCCTTGCTTCGTTTGTGCTCCCTGCCATGACAAAGATCTACGATGCAATTGTCTCTGCTGGCTTGAAGGACCAAATCAAG GTTTCCACTATAACATACTCGGCACTCGTAAGCAACTCATTCCCTCCTTCTCAGGGCTCTTTTGATGGCGCCTCGGGCTCATTCATGGGACCGATCATCAACTTCCTAAAGAACACCGACAACCCGCTACTCTTCAACATATACCCCTACTTCGGCTACATTGGAGATCAACTAAACGTGCCTCTATCGTTTGCCCTTTGCACAGCAACAGGAGGTTTCCTGATACAAGATGGTCAGTTCCAATACAGGAACCTCTTCGATGTCATGTTGGACGCTGCCTACTCTGCCGTTGAGAAGGCGGGCGGACCCAAAGTGGAAATCGTTGTGTCAGAGAGCGGATGGCCGTCTGCGGGTGGCTCTTCTGCTTCGGTGGTGAATGCAGGGGCTTATTATGGGAACCTTATCAATCATGTGCAAGGAGGGAGTGGGAGTCCAAAGAGGCCTGGGAGGGCAATTGAGACTTATTTGTTTACCATGTTTGATGAGAATCAGAAGTCTGGAGCCGAGAGTGAGAAACATTTTGGGCTTTTCTCACCCAACAAGCAACCCAAATACCAAATTCCCCAAAACACATGGTCAACAATACCCCTGGTCGAATCCCTCGTATTATACTGTACCATTTGA
- the LOC131335793 gene encoding glucan endo-1,3-beta-glucosidase-like — MAVFRATICYCYDPFLVSLLLLVLFLPNFHQTDAQIGVCNGRLGNNLPSDQEVVDLYKSNGIGRMRMYDPNPQTLQALKRSNIELVLDVPNSNLQSLANSTAAASKWIRDNVLNYYPDVKFRIIVVGNEVDPSKDVMAHLVPLVLLAMSNVYDALASASLKDEIKVSTVTYPGLLRTSIPPSQGVFEGAWFSFMVPIINFLQNTNNPLLVNIYPYISHIGDPQDVPLPYALFTARGVGVQDGQLSYRNLFDVILDATYSAVEKAGGPDVEIVVSESGWPSAGGTAASVENAGTYYRNLINHVKGGSPKRPGRAIETYWFAMFDENMKPGPESERRYGLFSPNKQPKYENTWATTPLVESLVLYCTI, encoded by the exons ATGGCGGTTTTTCGTGCAACAATATGCTACTGCTACGACCCTTTTCTCGTTTCTCTATTGCTACTTGTGCTATTTCTTCCTAATTTTCATCAAACAG ATGCACAAATAGGGGTGTGCAACGGACGACTGGGCAACAATTTACCCTCCGACCAAGAAGTAGTTGATCTCTACAAGTCCAACGGCATTGGAAGAATGAGAATGTACGATCCAAATCCACAAACTTTACAAGCCCTCAAGAGATCCAACATAGAACTTGTACTTGACGTCCCTAACAGCAATCTCCAAAGTCTCGCTAACAGTACTGCCGCCGCATCAAAGTGGATCCGAGACAATGTCCTGAACTATTATCCGGATGTCAAGTTCCGGATCATAGTCGTTGGAAATGAGGTCGATCCCAGCAAAGATGTAATGGCTCACCTTGTTCCGTTGGTGCTCCTTGCCATGTCAAATGTCTACGATGCACTTGCCTCTGCTAGCTTGAAGGATGAAATTAAG GTTTCCACTGTAACATACCCAGGACTCCTACGCACCTCAATCCCTCCTTCTCAGGGCGTTTTCGAGGGCGCCTGGTTCTCATTCATGGTACCGATCATCAACTTCCTACAGAACACCAACAACCCGTTACTCGTCAACATATACCCCTACATTAGCCACATTGGTGATCCCCAGGACGTGCCTCTTCCGTATGCCCTTTTCACTGCCCGAGGAGTTGGTGTACAAGACGGTCAACTTTCGTATAGGAACCTCTTTGATGTCATATTGGACGCCACCTACTCTGCCGTCGAGAAGGCGGGTGGACCCGACGTGGAAATCGTGGTGTCGGAGAGTGGATGGCCGTCTGCGGGTGGCACTGCTGCTTCGGTGGAGAATGCAGGGACTTATTACAGGAATCTTATTAATCACGTGAAGGGAGGGAGTCCAAAGAGGCCTGGGAGGGCTATTGAGACTTATTGGTTTGCCATGTTTGATGAGAATATGAAGCCTGGACCAGAGAGTGAGAGACGTTATGGGCTCTTCTCACCCAACAAGCAGCCCAAATACGAAAACACATGGGCAACAACACCCCTGGTCGAATCCCTCGTATTATATTGTACTATTTGA